In a single window of the Melioribacteraceae bacterium genome:
- a CDS encoding heavy metal translocating P-type ATPase metal-binding domain-containing protein has translation MEELEKKTESKIICYHCGEECIDNSFHINEKIFCCNGCRTVYEILDDSGLCNYYSLEETPGKTQKHQLVKNYDYLDDPELINRLIDFSDGKTVRVTLDIPHMHCSSCIWILENLHKLNHGIISSKVNFLQKKIFVIFSVRDTSLKDIIRLLDSIGYEPTLNLDERKESTSKSELKNLYYKIGIAGFCFGNIMLLSFPEYLSINSEEHERLKSIFAYLNIILSLPVFFYSAQDYFISSWKGLKKKIINIDVPLALGILVLFIRSLVEIIFFGGAGYLDSLAGLVFFLLIGKVFQTKTYDTLNFERDYKSYFPISVTINTVNGETTIPIEKLKVGQRIIVRNNELIPADSVLIKGSGNIDYSFVTGESTPDIKNNGDIIFAGGKQIGGVIELETIKEVSQSYLTQLWNNNSLDKDHNSKIVGFANSISKYFTFAIISIAVIGGIMWYPDLLMSFNVFTAVLIVACPCAFALSTPFTLGNAMRIFGKNNFYIKKTNVLEELAAINTIVFDKTGTITETGKSLTSFIGDELTELEEGIIKSTVRNSSHPLSLAIYHSIHQNKNYVPDLFLEEAGKGLSAKFGENSIKIGSSDFVGISDKIDNPHTHVFVSINNQVKGLFQINNKYRDGLKEIINELNTKYQIHLLSGDNSNELEKLKGIFSDNNQIYFRQSPFDKLKFINNLRNKGKKVLMIGDGLNDAGALNEADVGISISDNTNNFSPACDGILDSKNFNKLSRFIEFSRISKKIIIASFVFSTIYNLIGLFFALSGVLTPLIAAVLMPVSSISVVVFTTVLTNYFGYKKGFIK, from the coding sequence ATAGAAGAACTCGAGAAAAAAACAGAATCTAAAATTATCTGTTATCATTGCGGTGAAGAATGCATTGATAACTCCTTTCATATTAATGAAAAAATTTTCTGCTGCAACGGATGCAGAACTGTTTATGAAATTCTTGATGACAGTGGATTATGCAACTATTACAGCCTCGAAGAAACCCCCGGTAAAACTCAGAAACATCAACTCGTAAAAAATTATGATTATTTAGATGATCCAGAGCTAATAAATAGACTGATTGATTTTTCAGATGGGAAAACAGTGAGGGTAACATTAGATATTCCGCATATGCACTGCAGTTCATGCATCTGGATATTGGAAAATTTACATAAACTCAATCATGGGATTATTTCTTCAAAAGTTAATTTCTTACAAAAGAAAATATTTGTAATATTTTCTGTGAGGGATACATCATTAAAAGATATAATCCGGCTGCTCGACTCGATTGGTTATGAGCCGACATTAAACCTGGACGAAAGAAAAGAATCAACCTCAAAAAGTGAGTTAAAGAATCTTTACTACAAAATAGGTATTGCAGGTTTTTGTTTTGGCAATATTATGCTGCTAAGTTTTCCGGAGTATCTATCAATTAACTCTGAGGAACATGAACGGCTGAAAAGTATCTTCGCCTATCTAAATATTATTCTATCACTTCCGGTATTTTTTTACAGCGCTCAAGATTACTTTATTTCTTCATGGAAGGGATTGAAAAAAAAGATCATCAATATTGATGTGCCTCTAGCACTTGGTATTCTTGTCCTTTTTATTCGAAGCTTAGTTGAAATTATATTTTTTGGAGGTGCCGGCTATTTAGATTCACTAGCCGGATTAGTTTTTTTTCTGCTGATTGGAAAGGTCTTCCAAACCAAAACCTACGATACGCTAAATTTTGAGAGGGATTATAAATCATACTTCCCAATTTCAGTTACAATTAATACGGTTAACGGCGAGACCACTATTCCGATTGAGAAGCTCAAAGTTGGTCAACGAATAATTGTTAGGAATAATGAATTAATCCCGGCTGATTCCGTTTTGATCAAGGGGAGTGGAAATATTGATTACAGTTTTGTTACTGGTGAATCAACCCCCGATATAAAAAATAATGGGGATATTATATTTGCCGGAGGAAAACAAATTGGGGGCGTAATTGAATTAGAAACTATTAAAGAGGTATCTCAAAGTTATCTTACCCAATTGTGGAATAACAATTCATTAGATAAAGATCATAATTCTAAAATTGTTGGATTTGCAAATTCGATTAGTAAATATTTCACATTCGCGATTATTTCTATTGCAGTAATTGGCGGGATAATGTGGTATCCGGATTTACTTATGTCATTCAATGTATTTACGGCTGTTTTAATAGTTGCATGTCCATGCGCGTTTGCTCTCTCTACTCCATTTACCTTAGGCAATGCTATGAGGATTTTCGGTAAAAATAATTTTTACATAAAAAAAACAAATGTGCTCGAAGAACTTGCGGCAATTAACACAATTGTATTCGACAAAACAGGCACCATTACCGAGACAGGAAAATCTTTAACTTCTTTTATTGGAGATGAGTTAACCGAATTGGAAGAAGGAATTATTAAATCCACAGTGCGAAATTCTTCTCACCCGCTTAGTCTGGCTATCTATCATTCAATTCATCAAAATAAAAATTATGTTCCCGACTTATTTTTAGAGGAAGCCGGGAAAGGATTATCTGCAAAATTTGGTGAGAACTCAATTAAAATTGGCTCCTCTGATTTTGTAGGTATTTCAGATAAAATTGATAATCCCCATACACATGTTTTTGTTTCAATCAATAATCAAGTAAAGGGATTATTTCAGATCAACAATAAATATCGAGATGGATTGAAAGAAATTATTAATGAATTAAATACCAAATATCAGATTCATCTACTTTCGGGGGATAATTCAAATGAACTCGAAAAATTAAAAGGTATATTTAGTGATAATAACCAAATATATTTTAGGCAATCCCCATTTGACAAACTTAAGTTCATTAATAATCTCAGAAATAAAGGGAAAAAAGTATTAATGATTGGTGATGGGTTAAATGATGCCGGAGCTCTCAATGAGGCAGATGTTGGAATCTCTATTTCCGACAATACCAATAACTTTTCCCCGGCATGCGATGGAATACTCGACTCTAAAAATTTTAATAAACTTAGCCGATTTATTGAGTTCTCGAGAATCAGTAAAAAGATTATTATCGCAAGTTTTGTTTTTTCTACCATTTATAATTTAATTGGTTTATTTTTTGCTCTCAGCGGAGTGTTGACTCCCTTAATTGCGGCAGTGCTTATGCCGGTCAGTTCCATCTCAGTAGTAGTGTTCACAACAGTTTTAACAAACTATTTCGGATATAAAAAGGGTTTCATTAAATGA
- a CDS encoding SDR family NAD(P)-dependent oxidoreductase, translated as MSRLKNKTVFITGATSGIGKSCAYAFAKEGANLIISARRIELVNEIAEDLKKQFGIKVYGYKLDVRNHEEIISSTNALPAEWRKIDILINNAGLAIGLNKFYEDDPSNWEQMINTNVKGLLYVTHAILPLMIENGGGHIINIGSIAGHEAYPKGAVYCATKHAVDAITRSLRMDTIDKNIKVSTIDPGLVETNFSNIRFSGDTEKAKNVYKGIEPLTGDDIADSVIYCASRPPHVNVSEITLLAAKQASAMVVHRE; from the coding sequence ATGTCACGCTTGAAAAATAAAACTGTGTTTATTACCGGAGCTACTTCAGGAATTGGAAAATCATGCGCTTATGCTTTTGCAAAGGAGGGTGCAAATCTAATAATAAGCGCCCGTAGAATAGAATTGGTGAATGAAATTGCAGAGGACTTAAAAAAGCAATTCGGAATCAAAGTGTATGGGTATAAATTAGATGTGCGAAATCATGAAGAAATAATTTCATCCACTAACGCACTTCCAGCCGAATGGAGGAAGATCGATATTTTAATTAATAATGCTGGATTAGCGATAGGGTTAAATAAGTTTTATGAAGATGATCCATCAAATTGGGAGCAGATGATTAATACTAATGTTAAGGGGCTCCTCTATGTTACCCATGCAATTCTTCCTTTAATGATTGAGAATGGAGGAGGACATATAATTAATATCGGATCAATTGCAGGACATGAGGCATATCCTAAAGGTGCCGTTTATTGTGCTACAAAACATGCTGTTGATGCAATCACACGATCGCTTAGAATGGATACGATTGATAAAAATATAAAAGTCAGCACTATTGATCCCGGTTTGGTGGAAACTAATTTTAGTAATATTAGATTTAGTGGTGATACCGAAAAAGCTAAAAATGTTTATAAGGGAATTGAACCATTAACAGGGGATGATATTGCTGACTCAGTAATTTACTGCGCATCGCGTCCACCTCATGTAAATGTTTCAGAGATAACGCTACTTGCTGCAAAACAAGCTAGTGCTATGGTTGTTCATAGGGAATGA
- a CDS encoding nitroreductase family protein, with protein sequence MVSELVSIEELDNIKKAATENPVHEIISKRWSPRAFNGQSIPEKDLHTIFESASWAFSSMNYQPWRYVYAQKSDENNFNLLLDCLVPFNQEWAKNASVIILSLAKKKYDDGKLNFYALHDVGAANATLALQAQSMGIYSHLMGGFDKNKTIQNLNIDSEEYEPVVLIALGYVDSPEKLTESLAKREIAPRKRKAVSEITREL encoded by the coding sequence ATGGTTAGTGAGTTAGTATCGATTGAAGAATTGGATAATATCAAAAAAGCGGCTACAGAAAATCCGGTACACGAAATTATAAGTAAACGATGGAGCCCAAGAGCATTTAACGGCCAATCAATTCCAGAGAAAGATTTACACACAATTTTTGAATCTGCCTCGTGGGCATTCAGTTCAATGAATTACCAGCCGTGGCGTTATGTGTATGCCCAAAAAAGTGATGAAAATAATTTTAATTTATTGCTTGATTGTCTTGTTCCATTTAACCAAGAGTGGGCTAAAAATGCATCGGTTATAATTTTAAGTCTGGCAAAAAAGAAATATGATGACGGTAAATTAAATTTTTATGCACTTCATGATGTTGGTGCGGCAAATGCTACTCTCGCTCTGCAAGCTCAATCAATGGGAATTTATTCCCACTTAATGGGCGGTTTCGATAAGAACAAAACCATACAAAATTTAAATATTGATAGTGAAGAATATGAACCTGTTGTTCTTATAGCCCTTGGATATGTCGATTCTCCCGAAAAATTAACTGAAAGTTTAGCAAAAAGAGAAATTGCACCAAGAAAGAGGAAAGCGGTTTCTGAAATTACTAGAGAGTTGTAA
- a CDS encoding glucose-6-phosphate dehydrogenase — MIKPENHLFMIFGASGDLTRRKLVPALYSLYVQKLLPEKFALLGVSRSSFSDHEFRDKMRVSLTHFKEIDDLSFIDSFLELLFYQPIDSENADDFGILKKRIQELDKEKQLSGNIIYYLSTPPNLYSIIPNNLAQYGLNKNVNGWKRLIIEKPFGYDYESALKLKNDLKQSWEEEQIFRIDHYLGKETVQNLLVTRFSNGIFEPLWNRNYIHHIEITSAESIGVEDRGGYYDSSGALRDMVQNHLLQVVGLVAMEPPSSLEPISIRNEILKVFQSFREIKEEEVKHFAIRGQYISSKIKGESVSGYREEKGVASNSTTETFAAIKFYIDNWRWGGIPFYVRTGKRLPTRVSEIVIHFKQTPHFLFSKDKSVNSCNQLVIRIQPDEGILLKFGMKIPGAGFDVHSVNMDFHYSDLTTHRIPSAYERLIYDSMRGDSTLFSRTDEVLAAWKFLQPIINSWKNDKSIPLFGYPAGSWGPEHVDDMIDGENMTWRYPCKNLSDDGVYCEL; from the coding sequence ATGATAAAACCAGAAAACCATCTATTCATGATTTTCGGTGCATCAGGCGATTTAACAAGACGAAAGCTTGTGCCCGCTCTCTACTCCCTCTATGTTCAAAAACTATTGCCAGAAAAATTTGCGCTGCTTGGGGTTTCAAGAAGTTCTTTTTCGGATCATGAATTTAGAGATAAAATGAGAGTATCATTAACCCACTTTAAAGAGATTGATGATTTATCATTTATAGATAGTTTCCTTGAACTTCTATTCTATCAACCTATTGATTCGGAAAATGCCGATGATTTTGGCATTCTTAAAAAAAGAATTCAAGAATTGGATAAAGAAAAACAACTTAGTGGAAATATTATTTATTACTTGTCAACACCTCCAAATCTTTATTCGATTATCCCTAATAATCTTGCTCAATATGGTCTCAACAAAAATGTAAATGGATGGAAAAGATTGATCATCGAAAAACCTTTTGGTTATGATTATGAATCAGCACTCAAACTCAAAAATGATTTAAAACAAAGTTGGGAGGAAGAACAGATTTTTAGGATAGATCACTATCTTGGAAAGGAAACGGTTCAAAACTTATTGGTTACCCGCTTTTCAAATGGAATTTTTGAACCACTCTGGAATAGAAATTATATTCATCATATTGAAATTACATCCGCCGAAAGTATTGGTGTTGAAGACCGTGGCGGTTACTATGATTCCTCAGGCGCTCTTCGAGATATGGTTCAGAATCATTTGCTTCAAGTTGTGGGACTCGTAGCGATGGAGCCACCATCATCTCTTGAACCAATTTCTATTAGAAATGAAATTCTTAAAGTATTTCAGTCATTTAGAGAAATAAAAGAGGAAGAGGTGAAACATTTCGCTATTCGAGGTCAATACATATCCTCAAAAATAAAAGGAGAAAGTGTATCGGGTTACCGTGAGGAAAAGGGAGTAGCTAGTAATTCAACAACAGAAACCTTTGCCGCGATTAAATTTTATATCGATAATTGGCGGTGGGGTGGAATTCCTTTTTATGTTAGAACAGGCAAGAGACTCCCGACCCGGGTTTCGGAAATTGTAATTCATTTTAAACAAACTCCCCATTTTCTTTTCAGCAAGGATAAATCTGTAAATTCATGCAATCAGTTGGTCATTAGAATTCAACCTGATGAAGGTATATTATTAAAATTTGGTATGAAAATTCCGGGTGCAGGTTTCGATGTTCATTCGGTGAATATGGATTTCCATTACTCAGATTTAACTACACATAGAATTCCATCGGCATATGAGCGGTTGATCTATGATTCAATGAGAGGGGATTCAACTCTTTTTTCACGAACTGATGAAGTACTGGCAGCTTGGAAGTTTTTACAACCGATTATTAATTCATGGAAGAATGACAAATCAATTCCGCTTTTTGGATATCCCGCAGGTAGTTGGGGACCAGAGCATGTCGATGATATGATTGATGGGGAAAATATGACTTGGCGTTACCCATGTAAAAATCTGTCGGATGATGGAGTTTATTGTGAACTCTGA
- the pgl gene encoding 6-phosphogluconolactonase: protein MMEFIVNSEIVIKESINELSEYIGQLVISELSCKSKLNIALSGGSTPLSMFVYLSENFSSKIDWEKINFFWVDERCVPPDDDQSNYKLANDFLFKKVNVPRENIFRIFGENEPYYEAERYSNIIKDNVSYNVDSFSFDIVFLGLGEDGHTASIFPEQISILKSEEICEVAEHPISMQKRITLTGKLINNSRTILFLVTGVSKQKVVSDILSKTGDYSKYPASYINPNIGKLIWLMDKPASAGLDGFNLIQA, encoded by the coding sequence ATGATGGAGTTTATTGTGAACTCTGAAATAGTAATAAAAGAAAGTATCAATGAACTGTCAGAATATATTGGTCAACTCGTGATCTCAGAGTTATCGTGCAAATCAAAATTGAATATTGCTCTTTCCGGCGGATCGACTCCGTTGTCGATGTTTGTTTATTTATCTGAAAATTTTTCATCTAAAATCGATTGGGAAAAGATTAACTTTTTTTGGGTTGATGAGAGATGCGTCCCCCCAGATGATGATCAGAGTAATTATAAACTTGCTAATGATTTTCTATTCAAGAAAGTAAATGTACCGAGAGAAAATATCTTCCGAATTTTTGGGGAGAATGAACCTTATTACGAAGCTGAAAGATATTCTAATATTATAAAAGATAATGTGAGTTATAATGTTGATTCTTTTTCATTTGATATAGTGTTTCTTGGATTAGGGGAGGATGGACATACCGCATCTATTTTTCCTGAGCAGATTAGTATATTGAAATCAGAGGAAATTTGTGAAGTTGCCGAACATCCTATTTCAATGCAAAAAAGAATTACTCTAACCGGTAAATTGATTAATAACAGTAGGACGATACTTTTTCTTGTCACTGGCGTTTCAAAACAAAAAGTTGTTTCAGATATATTGTCCAAAACCGGTGATTATTCAAAATATCCAGCATCATACATTAATCCCAATATTGGAAAATTAATCTGGCTTATGGATAAACCGGCCTCTGCTGGGTTAGATGGCTTCAATTTAATTCAAGCTTAG
- a CDS encoding S9 family peptidase: MKKFILSLIIISFSLQINAQTKRAMTVEDMWSMKRIGGYDLSPDGKKIVFSVSTYDMKSNKGNSDIWMIDSDGKNLKPIKNSDANESSPKFSPNGMKITYETGGQIWIADPNGNNASKLTDLYTGASGIAWAKDGRGLLFISSVYPDCLTQECNKKRDEEAEESKIKAKIFTELMYRHWNDWRGDKRSHLYWMNYGTKEYFDVTLTSNFDVPPIALGSANDYSLSPDGEEIAFTMNTDKMLATSTNNDIFILRVSDINKNGKTNFKQISTSKGNDNQPVYSPDGKYIAFCSMARAGFEADKQSLMIYNRETGELKNVTNKLDISIGQILWSPDAKFIYFDADRESFHSIYKFNLATGENTLLVKDGHNSELTINADGTKIFFKRQQSILPTEIFSIKNDGTGLTQITNTNPELLAQLQFGEFDTFWSKGAGGVNVQSIIVKPPFFDAAKKYPMIFLIHGGPQGNWSDQFHYRWNMQLFASKGYVVVAPNPRGSTGFGQKFTDEISGDWGGKVYVDLMSTYDNAIKSYKFIDAKNTFAAGGSYGGYMVNWILANNTKFNALVAHASVFNLESMYGATEELWFPEWENKGTPWQNRKLYEKFSPHRYAKNFKTPTLVIHGAYDFRVPEGQAFELFTTLQRMNVPSKFLYYPDETHFVTKPQNAKLWWNTIFDWFDQFKK, encoded by the coding sequence ATGAAAAAGTTTATTCTAAGTTTAATAATTATATCATTCTCTCTGCAGATAAACGCGCAGACAAAAAGAGCGATGACGGTTGAAGATATGTGGTCGATGAAAAGAATTGGGGGATATGATCTTTCTCCCGATGGGAAAAAGATTGTTTTTTCTGTTTCCACTTACGATATGAAATCTAATAAGGGTAATTCTGATATCTGGATGATTGACTCTGACGGAAAAAATCTAAAACCAATAAAAAATAGTGATGCCAATGAATCATCTCCAAAATTTTCTCCGAATGGAATGAAAATTACCTATGAAACCGGAGGTCAAATTTGGATTGCTGATCCTAATGGGAATAACGCATCAAAACTTACCGATTTATATACGGGAGCTTCGGGAATAGCATGGGCTAAAGATGGAAGAGGATTATTATTTATTTCTTCTGTTTATCCCGATTGTTTAACTCAAGAATGTAATAAAAAGCGTGATGAAGAAGCCGAAGAGTCAAAAATTAAAGCTAAAATTTTTACTGAATTAATGTACCGCCATTGGAATGATTGGCGCGGCGATAAAAGATCACATCTTTATTGGATGAATTATGGAACAAAAGAATATTTTGATGTAACACTCACTAGTAATTTTGATGTGCCTCCGATCGCTCTCGGTAGTGCTAATGATTATTCACTTTCTCCTGATGGGGAAGAGATCGCTTTTACAATGAATACTGATAAGATGCTCGCGACCAGCACAAACAACGATATCTTCATTTTAAGAGTTTCAGACATCAACAAAAACGGTAAAACTAATTTCAAACAAATTTCTACTAGCAAGGGAAATGATAATCAACCGGTTTATTCGCCAGACGGTAAGTATATAGCTTTTTGTTCAATGGCTAGAGCAGGATTTGAGGCCGATAAACAATCGTTAATGATATATAATCGTGAAACGGGTGAACTGAAAAATGTTACCAATAAATTAGATATCTCGATAGGACAAATATTATGGTCCCCCGATGCAAAATTTATTTACTTTGATGCTGATAGAGAATCATTCCACTCAATTTATAAATTTAACCTAGCTACAGGTGAGAACACTTTACTCGTTAAAGATGGACATAACTCAGAATTGACAATTAACGCTGATGGTACTAAAATATTCTTCAAACGTCAGCAATCCATTCTACCCACAGAAATCTTTTCAATTAAAAATGATGGTACTGGATTAACCCAAATTACAAACACAAATCCAGAGTTATTAGCACAGCTTCAGTTTGGCGAGTTCGATACTTTCTGGAGTAAAGGTGCAGGGGGAGTGAATGTTCAATCTATAATAGTTAAACCTCCATTTTTTGATGCTGCTAAGAAATACCCGATGATTTTTTTAATTCATGGCGGTCCTCAGGGTAACTGGTCAGATCAATTCCATTACCGCTGGAATATGCAATTATTCGCATCAAAAGGATATGTGGTTGTTGCTCCAAATCCACGAGGCAGCACCGGTTTCGGACAAAAATTCACAGATGAAATTTCGGGTGATTGGGGTGGAAAAGTTTATGTTGATTTAATGAGCACTTACGATAATGCAATTAAATCCTACAAGTTTATTGATGCTAAAAATACATTTGCCGCCGGTGGGTCATATGGTGGTTATATGGTAAATTGGATTCTTGCCAACAATACCAAATTTAATGCTTTAGTTGCACATGCATCAGTTTTTAATTTGGAAAGCATGTATGGAGCTACTGAAGAATTATGGTTCCCTGAATGGGAGAATAAAGGTACTCCTTGGCAAAATAGAAAATTGTATGAAAAATTTTCTCCCCATAGATATGCCAAGAATTTTAAAACCCCAACTTTGGTTATTCATGGCGCATATGATTTTAGAGTACCAGAAGGGCAGGCATTTGAATTATTTACCACTTTACAACGAATGAATGTACCTAGTAAATTTTTATACTATCCAGATGAAACTCATTTTGTCACAAAACCTCAAAACGCAAAATTATGGTGGAACACCATTTTTGATTGGTTTGATCAATTTAAAAAATAG
- a CDS encoding DUF1232 domain-containing protein, giving the protein MNYEFENLEDQFGTEQKVEEGSKFVEDKLWPKLEKVGSKIRFAKDAKALFRFMKDRYVPWYRKSIVIAALVYFISPIDAVPDLAPLIGYLDDLGVITAVIKFMGNQLTPYYDN; this is encoded by the coding sequence ATGAATTACGAATTTGAAAATTTAGAAGATCAATTTGGAACCGAACAAAAAGTTGAGGAAGGTTCAAAATTTGTTGAAGATAAATTATGGCCAAAACTGGAAAAAGTTGGAAGTAAAATCCGGTTTGCAAAAGATGCGAAGGCTTTATTTAGATTCATGAAAGATAGATATGTACCTTGGTACCGTAAATCTATTGTTATAGCGGCATTGGTATATTTTATAAGTCCAATTGACGCTGTACCCGATCTTGCACCATTGATTGGTTATTTGGATGATCTCGGTGTTATTACGGCCGTAATTAAGTTTATGGGAAATCAACTTACACCTTATTATGATAATTAA
- a CDS encoding lipocalin family protein, protein MSRLNYLLLMVILITVGCSSTNYPPLDVVDKVDVNRYLGKWYEIARLPFKQQTGCECTSAEYQLIDSTTLKVINKCLKEGEIDDAEGKAFVVEGSNNAKLRVQFFWPFRGDYWVIDLDEENYQYAVVGTPSRKYLWILSRIPKMDDKLFQKLIDNASSKGFDMTKLEVTKQGCND, encoded by the coding sequence ATGAGTCGGCTTAATTATTTATTATTGATGGTAATTTTAATAACTGTTGGATGTTCTTCAACAAATTATCCACCATTGGATGTTGTGGATAAAGTTGATGTTAACAGATATCTCGGTAAATGGTATGAAATAGCACGCCTTCCATTCAAACAGCAAACCGGTTGTGAATGCACATCAGCTGAATATCAGTTAATAGATTCAACCACATTAAAAGTTATTAACAAGTGTTTGAAAGAGGGAGAAATTGATGACGCTGAAGGAAAAGCATTTGTAGTGGAAGGAAGCAACAATGCAAAATTGCGCGTTCAATTTTTTTGGCCATTTAGAGGAGATTATTGGGTTATTGATCTTGATGAAGAAAATTACCAATACGCTGTGGTGGGAACACCAAGTAGAAAATATTTGTGGATTCTTTCTCGAATCCCGAAGATGGATGATAAATTATTTCAAAAGCTGATTGATAATGCCAGTTCCAAGGGCTTCGATATGACCAAACTGGAAGTTACCAAACAAGGTTGTAACGATTAA
- a CDS encoding N-acetyltransferase, whose translation MNIIIKEVVTRTELLSFIKFPFLLYSKNENWVPPLILDELHTLLRKKNPAFEFCDAKYWLAYRENKIVGRIAGIINYKYNEKWGKKLVRFGWFDFIDDNEVSALLLTKVQEWGIASGMNEIHGPLGFTDFDGEGMLIEGFDELATFGSIYNYPYYKYHIEKNNFIKDTDWVEYVVTLNDTVPEKIARLAKTVAERYNLHYLRVNKTKEMLPYARDIFYLINEAYKDLFGFVELTDKQIDVYVKQYFDFIKPGFVPIILDKNKKLVGFGITMPSISRAIQKAKGRLFPLGFLHILRAMKNNPAADLYLTAVRPEYQNKGVNAMIICEINHVFIKNKITRVETNRELEENSKIQAQWRFFESRLHKRRRCYKKSLI comes from the coding sequence ATGAATATTATTATAAAAGAAGTTGTAACCAGGACCGAATTATTGAGCTTTATAAAATTTCCTTTTTTGCTGTATAGTAAAAATGAAAACTGGGTACCACCGCTTATATTAGATGAGCTGCATACTCTTTTGCGAAAAAAAAATCCCGCCTTTGAGTTCTGCGATGCAAAATACTGGCTTGCATATAGGGAGAATAAAATTGTAGGTAGAATCGCCGGCATAATAAATTATAAATACAATGAGAAGTGGGGAAAAAAACTAGTCCGTTTTGGCTGGTTCGATTTTATTGATGATAATGAAGTCTCAGCATTATTATTAACTAAAGTTCAAGAATGGGGGATAGCAAGCGGCATGAATGAGATTCATGGTCCACTTGGTTTTACAGATTTTGACGGTGAAGGAATGCTCATCGAAGGCTTTGATGAATTAGCTACATTTGGCTCTATTTATAATTATCCCTACTATAAGTATCATATTGAAAAGAATAATTTTATTAAAGATACCGATTGGGTAGAGTATGTTGTTACTCTAAATGATACTGTACCCGAGAAAATTGCGAGATTAGCCAAGACAGTAGCCGAGAGATACAATCTCCACTATTTACGTGTAAATAAAACTAAAGAGATGCTTCCTTATGCCAGAGATATTTTTTATTTGATAAATGAGGCATATAAAGATTTGTTTGGATTTGTTGAACTCACGGACAAGCAAATTGATGTATATGTAAAACAATACTTCGATTTTATAAAACCGGGATTCGTTCCAATCATCTTAGATAAAAACAAGAAATTAGTTGGTTTTGGAATAACGATGCCCTCTATATCGCGGGCAATACAGAAAGCGAAAGGACGATTATTCCCGCTAGGGTTCCTACATATTTTACGTGCTATGAAAAATAATCCGGCGGCTGATCTATATTTGACTGCTGTTCGTCCGGAATACCAGAATAAAGGTGTAAACGCTATGATTATTTGCGAAATAAATCATGTGTTTATAAAAAATAAAATTACCCGCGTTGAAACAAACCGTGAACTTGAGGAGAATTCGAAAATTCAAGCTCAATGGCGTTTCTTCGAATCACGGCTCCATAAAAGAAGACGTTGCTATAAAAAATCACTTATCTAA
- a CDS encoding NUDIX hydrolase, which produces MNFKVKTRNKIFDGKVFDVIVDEIEYNGTGNKAIRQVALHPGGAVVVPVTKEGKIILVSQYRYPHNQILIELPAGKLEKGEDPLLCASRELTEETGYTSNNVIKLGKIFTTPGFCDEVLHIYLAKDLIAGNHAREEGEEEMEIFEMTLEEVDAKILSGEIVDAKTICGIHYYRLNKELNI; this is translated from the coding sequence ATGAATTTTAAAGTCAAAACAAGAAATAAAATTTTCGACGGTAAAGTTTTTGATGTTATTGTTGATGAAATTGAATATAACGGTACCGGTAACAAAGCTATAAGGCAAGTTGCTCTTCACCCGGGTGGAGCTGTTGTTGTTCCGGTAACAAAAGAGGGAAAGATTATACTTGTATCTCAGTACCGATATCCACACAATCAAATTTTAATAGAACTTCCGGCGGGTAAATTGGAAAAAGGGGAAGACCCGCTTTTATGCGCCTCTCGAGAGTTGACAGAGGAAACCGGATATACATCCAATAATGTTATTAAGCTCGGGAAAATATTTACCACACCTGGTTTTTGCGATGAAGTGCTTCATATTTATCTCGCGAAAGATTTAATTGCGGGTAATCACGCAAGAGAGGAGGGAGAAGAAGAAATGGAAATATTTGAAATGACTCTCGAAGAAGTTGATGCAAAAATCCTTTCCGGAGAAATTGTTGATGCAAAAACAATCTGCGGTATTCATTATTACAGATTGAATAAAGAGCTAAACATATAG